The following are encoded together in the Argopecten irradians isolate NY unplaced genomic scaffold, Ai_NY scaffold_1106, whole genome shotgun sequence genome:
- the LOC138313952 gene encoding uncharacterized protein yields the protein MERDVFCGELKHNTIETLTALLSDVYLPLIKAQKEWGECNNECQTNLTHSMDKFLTALNESTASMQTSKQLMLKQPENVILNDFKQQRAAALDPQLNSQYEELVNDWMNTIETTLNDTSDERKVAFPDEPASRFLDPNAGPLSELERWRRRQRLLTNITEQLKSKECKAVIGVLITVKSRLLKKWKNVDASITDAMNDTKDKVKYLESLRRHFDQLYHDATPASIINNAIPGITNSVRQMDSISRYYARVGFLGLMFTKITNQLVLACKEYIKNCTITVYDGDELWDRIGEEIRSRDTIPTVDTQHKFLKSQVEANLKNGPTRGKSKEGKDLGLQDDSLFGRLKACLTLQGYYREMLRSLKDALGQSQNLSHFPSLSSVGGPGSFTGSKPKPGTSGASRGTSMSPKKGQSIMIADTQGHGVSIADEEAIMSHMDSFCNRIRQLMDVINTLAQYNKMVHSTTGIPRLRKEDLINEDENEKDVYKYRKRQQEALKAAMVYEDEEAEGGVTSIQITSPERSLGAIAEDEENQDDPGSDQEDVATEKKEVPPDPTDDVFDVTNGKQGLSDEEVAIIRKYFPEEEEDEGPSISYTVAKHHESMMKAMSENVTTKTMLDVESK from the exons ATGGAACGAGATGTCTTCTGTGGAGAGCTCAAACACAATACTATCGAAACACTCACTGCACTGTTGTCCGACGTTTACCTTCCGCTTATTAAGGCACAGAAAGAATGGGGAGAGTGCAACAATGAATGCCAAACTAACCTTACACATAGCATGGACAAATTTTTGACAGCTTTAAATGAGTCCACTGCATCCATGCAAACTTCAAAACAGTTG ATGCTCAAACAGCcagaaaatgtgattttgaatgACTTCAAACAACAAAGAGCTGCAGCCCTGGATCCCCAGTTGAATAGTCAGTATGAAGAACTTGTGAATGACTGGATGAATACAATTGAAACAACATTAAATGATACCTCTGATGAAag GAAAGTGGCATTTCCAGATGAACCAGCCTCTAG ATTTTTGGACCCAAATGCAGGACCACTGTCGGAGCTGGAACGATGGCGCCGACGTCAGCGACTTCTGACAAACATCACAGAACAGCTAAAGAGCAAAGAGTGCAAGGCGGTCATAGGAGTTCTGATCACAGTCAAGTCCAGACTTCTCAAAAAATGGAAGAATGTTGATGCATC AATCACTGATGCCATGAATGACACTAAGGACAAAGTGAAATATCTTGAGTCGCTGAGACGCCATTTTGACCAACTGTACCACGATGCCACGCCGGCCTCCATCATCAACAATGCTATTCCTGGTATCACCAATAGTGTGAGGCAGATGGACTCTATCTCGCGGTACTATGCTCGCGTGGGCTTCCTTGGCCTCATGTTCACCAAGATTACCAACCAGTTGGTTCTGGCATGCAAGGAGTACATCAAAAACTGTACCATCACGGTGTACGATGGCGATGAGTTATGGGATAGAATTGGCGAGGAGATTCGTAGTCGAGACACAATTCCAACTGTTGATACTCAGCATAAGTTCCTCAAGAGCCAAGTAGAAGCAAACCTGAAG AATGGTCCAACTCGCGGGAAAAGTAAGGAAGGAAAGGATCTAGGCCTGCAGGATGACAGTCTGTTTGGGCGTCTGAAAGCCTGCCTAACCCTCCAGGGTTACTACCGCGAGATGCTCCGGTCCTTGAAGGATGCCTTGGGACAAAGCCAAAACCTGTCCCATTTCCCTTCTCTTAGTAGTGTAGGAGGACCAGGGAGTTTTACTGGATCTAA GCCAAAGCCAGGTACCAGTGGGGCGTCACGAGGAACCAGCATGTCCCCTAAGAAGGGTCAGTCGATCATGATAGCAGACACCCAGGGACACGGAGTATCAATTGCTGATGAGGAGGCCATCATGTCTCACATGGATTCCTTCTGTAACCGTATCCGTCAACTGATGGATGTTATCAACACGCTAGCCCAGTACAACAA AATGGTACACTCTACAACGGGAATACCTCGCCTGAGAAAGGAGGATCTGATAAATGAAGATGAGAATGAGAAAGATGTCTATAAGTATCGTAAACGCCAACAGGAAGCTCTCAAGGCTGCCA TGGTATATGAGGATGAGGAAGCAGAAGGTGGTGTGACATCTATACAGATTACTTCCCCTGAACGGAGCCTCGGAGCGATAGCAGAAGATGAAGAGAACCAGGATGACCCTGGATCTGACCAAGAGGATGTTGCTACAGAGAAGAAAGAGGTTCCACCTGATCCAACGGATGATGTTTTTGATGTGACCAATGGAAAGCAGGGACTTAGTGATGAGGAAGTGGCCATTATAA GGAAGTATTTTCCTGAAGAAGAAGAGGATGAAGGTCCCAGTATATCTTACACAGTGGCTAAACATCACGAAAGTATGATGAAGGCTATGAGTGAAAATGTCACTACCAAAACCATGCTGGATGTGGAATCTAAG